A single genomic interval of Gavia stellata isolate bGavSte3 chromosome 19, bGavSte3.hap2, whole genome shotgun sequence harbors:
- the ZNF330 gene encoding zinc finger protein 330, whose translation MPKKKTGARKKAENRREREKQIRASRANIDLAKHPCNASMECDKCQRRQKNRAFCYFCNSVQKLPICAQCGKTKCMMKSSDCVIKHAGVYSTGLAMVGAICDFCEAWVCHGRKCLSTHACICPLADAECIECERSVWDHGGRIFACSFCHNFLCEDDQFEHQASCQVLEAETFKCVSCNRLGQHSCLRCKACFCDDHVRSKVFKQEKGKEPPCPKCGHETQQTKDLSMSTRSLKFGRQTGGEDADGASGYDAYWKSLSSSKAGDAGDREDEYDEYEAEDDDEDDNGEGGKDSDTETTDVFSNLNLGRTYASGYAHYEEPED comes from the exons ATGCCTAAAAAGAAGACTGGTGCTCGTAAGAAAGCTGAGAACCGTCGTGAACGTGAAAAGCAGATAAGGGCTTCAAGAGCCAACATAGATTTAGCCAAACATCCTTGTAATGCTTCAATG gaaTGTGATAAGTGCCAAAG ACGACAGAAGAATAGAGCTTTTTGCTACTTCTGTAACTCTGTTCAAAAATTACCCATTTGTGCACAATGTG gaaaaaccAAATGCATGATGAAGTCTTCAGACTGTGTTATAAAACATGCTGGTGTGTACAGTACTGGACTAGCAATGGTG GGTGCaatctgtgatttctgtgaagCTTGGGTGTGTCATGGGAGGAAGTGTCTCAGCACACATGCGTGTATCTGCCCTCTCGCAGATGCAGAATGTATTGAGTGCGAAAGAAGTGTCTGGGATCACG GAGGCAGAATATTCGCCTGCTCTTTTTGCCACAATTTCCTCTGTGAAGATGATCAGTTTGAACATCAAGCCAGCTGCCAAGTTCTGGAAGCAGAGACATTTAAAT GTGTTTCCTGTAACAGGCTTGGGCAGCATTCATGCCTGCGTTGTAAG GCTTGTTTTTGTGACGATCATGTGCGAAGTAAGGTTTTcaagcaggaaaaaggaaaagaacctCCCTGCCCTAAATGTGGCCATGAAACTCAGCAGACAAAGGATCTAAGCATGTCAA cacgCTCTCTGAAGTTTGGCCGACAGACTGGAGGTGAGGATGCAGATGGAGCTTCTGGTTATGATGCCTACTGGAAAAGCCTCTCCTCCAGCAAGGCTGGAGATGCAGGTGACCGTGAGGATGAATATGATGAATATGAAgcagaagatgatgatgaagatgacaatggtgagggagggaaggatTCCGATACTGAGACCACAGATGTATTCAGCAATTTGAATTTAGGAAGGACCTACGCTAGTGGGTATGCGCATTATGAGGAACCAGAAGATTAA